The DNA sequence TTCCTCCCGCACCGGCTGACAGCTGCAGGCAGATGCGGATGGCCCGGCAAAACCTGCCGTGCACAGCGTACATGGCAGAATGGAGTGTTCGGACAGATAAATGTGGCAGACCCTTCCCGGTGCGACACCGGCAAGCAGTCACCGGCGATGCATCCCCATGGGGGCTGAGAAGATGTCCGGGGGCCGGGAGGGTGAATACCGCCTCTTCCGGCATTCTTTTGCCATTCGTCCTGCAAATGAATACAGGACTGATGAGGTTTGATAGTACTGGATGAACCCTATGTATCCCGGTATCTTGTGGACACCATAGTGACGATGGACCTTCCTGTTCTCAGAAATGCAACATCAGTGAGAATGAACACGGACGGACGGATGCGCCTCGTCGACGGAGCTGAAGTAGTGCGGTGCGTACACGAGGGCGATTGCCGGATGTATACCAACTCGGAGCATGCGATAGGATGGATTGCGGAGCATCTGGGCGAAACGGACCTTGCGAAAACCATCGCCCTCTTCAAGGACAAGGCAGCATTTCGAAAACTCATCTCCGGCCTGTATCCTACGTTTTTCTTCCGGTCGGTCCCCTTCGGAGAACTGGATATGCTTGATGTTGCGCTCCTCCCGAAACCGTTTGTCATCAAACCGGCGGTTGGCTTCTTCAGTGCGGGTGTGCATGTCGTCCGCACGGACGAGGAATGGACGGACGTCCTTGACGCCATAAAGACGGGTATGGAAGATATCGCTGCAGGCTATCCGCCGGAAGTCTGTGACGCCGGGACCTTCATCATCGAAGAGTATATCGAAGGAACGGAACTTGCGGTGGATGCGTATTTTAATGCGCAGGGTGAACCGGTGGTACTCAATATTCTTGCCCATCTCTTCTCCTCAGTTGATGATGTCGACGACCGGGTCTATCTGACCTCAAGGAAGATTGTTGCGGAGCAGCTTGCGCCGGTAACCCACCTTCTCCGGCGGATTCAGGCACTGATGGGAATCACAAATTTTCCCCTGCATATTGAATTGCGGGTGAATGATGACGGAAAGGTCGTTCCCATCGAGGTGAACCCCCTCCGCTTTGCCGGGTGGTGCACGACGGACATTGCGGAATATGCCTGGGGCATTAATGTCTACAGGTTCTATTTCGAAGGGA is a window from the Methanovulcanius yangii genome containing:
- a CDS encoding ATP-grasp domain-containing protein; this translates as MIVLDEPYVSRYLVDTIVTMDLPVLRNATSVRMNTDGRMRLVDGAEVVRCVHEGDCRMYTNSEHAIGWIAEHLGETDLAKTIALFKDKAAFRKLISGLYPTFFFRSVPFGELDMLDVALLPKPFVIKPAVGFFSAGVHVVRTDEEWTDVLDAIKTGMEDIAAGYPPEVCDAGTFIIEEYIEGTELAVDAYFNAQGEPVVLNILAHLFSSVDDVDDRVYLTSRKIVAEQLAPVTHLLRRIQALMGITNFPLHIELRVNDDGKVVPIEVNPLRFAGWCTTDIAEYAWGINVYRFYFEGMVPDWDRLLQEVGDDVYALLVVQPPAGTVPETIAGFDYETFVAGFSEPLELRPVEYPRYPVFGFLFTRMKGGVSPRRRPICAPICRMSSASGRGDPQEGRVGAA